The following coding sequences lie in one Nycticebus coucang isolate mNycCou1 chromosome 20, mNycCou1.pri, whole genome shotgun sequence genomic window:
- the LOC128572897 gene encoding protein S100-A10-like codes for MPSQMEHAMETMMFTFHKFAGDKGYLTKEDLRVLMEKEFPGFLENQKDPLALDKIMKDLDQCWDDKVGFQSCFSLIAGLTIACNDYFVVHMKQKGKKSAAPSNYSALKSVLSKDCFKHLPHSFSL; via the coding sequence ATGCCATCTCAGATGGAGCACGCCATGGAAACCATGATGTTCACATTTCACAAATTTGCTGGGGATAAAGgctacttaacaaaggaggaccTCAGAGTGCTCATGGAGAAGGAGTTCCCGggatttttggaaaatcaaaaagaCCCTCTGGCCTTAGACAAAATAATGAAGGACCTGGACCAGTGCTGGGATGACAAAGTGGGCTTCCAGAGCTGCTTTTCCCTGATTGCGGGCCTCACCATCGCGTGCAACGACTATTTTGTAGTGCACAtgaagcagaagggaaagaagtcgGCAGCACCGAGCAATTACTCTGCCCTGAAAAGTGTTCTCTCAAAGGATTGCTTCAAACATCTGCCCCACAGCTTCTCCCTATAG